The genomic interval CTAAGAAATTCTCTTAATTAGTTTCTGTTGGCAACAGCGTTTTTTTGTATATTCTTAACGGAACTCACTTTACTGTCAGCGAAAGCTACCTCAGTAAGATTTTTATCATTGAAAAACATCCATTTTCCAGTTTTTAATCCTTCAGTATATTCACCTTCTACAGTTTTATTTCCTCTTTCATCATAAGATACCCAAACACCGTCCAATTTTCCATCTTTAAAAAAGCCTTCCTGCTGTATTTTACCATTGTCATAATAATAAGTAGCTTTTACTTTAT from Flavobacterium sp. YJ01 carries:
- a CDS encoding membrane-binding protein — translated: MKKCVILAAVLFSGILTAQEGTPELETVGNKVKATYYYDNGKIQQEGFFKDGKLDGVWVSYDERGNKTVEGEYTEGLKTGKWMFFNDKNLTEVAFADSKVSSVKNIQKNAVANRN